The sequence GTCTTTTTGCATACCCACCAGGTCGGAGACCGGGGCGATCGCGTCCAGCTTGCCGCGGCTGATGATCTTAATGCGCTCTTCTACAATACCGTTATCAAGCATGAAATTCTTCACGCTGGCGGCCCGTTTCTGGCCCAGCCGGATGTTGTAATTCTCCGGGCCGCGGACATCGCAATTGCCGGTAATAAGGATGTTAGCGCCGGGATTCTTTCCCAGGGTCTTTACCGCGTCTTCCAGTATCCGAACAGTGTCATCCCTGAGGCTGGATTTGTCGTAATCAAAATACACCTTGACGTTCGTTATGATCTTCTTGACCAAAAGTGACGGCCTTAATTCCTGAGGTTTTGCCGGCGGCAGCTCCTCGGATTTATAATCATAGATGATCTTGTTTAAGTAGACATAACCTCTGTTACCCCAAAGCTTTGCGCTTCCCGGCTGACTTGGCCACCACCAATAGCCGCTGCGGCTTTCGTCTTTTACCGGCTTAGGCTGGGCGTCGGTAGGCCACCAGGCGAATTTCTTCTGCATTGCGTCCATCTCCGCTTGCCTGCGGGCTTCGCGGTCAGAGGCGCATCCGGAAAGGGTTAACGATAATAATGCGATAACCGATAATATAAAAAGTCTTTTGCGCGTTTTATTCATTGCCATCACCTCGCTTGTGATTAGTAATACACCTGTTTTTTTAGGATAGTTTTGGCGGGAATATCAGTCAAAAAACCCTGTTTTTCAGCAATGCGTTTTACAGAAGTTATTATAGGTCAAAAAGCGTTTTTGTCAAACAAATTAAACAGGTGAAAAACCGTTAAAACGGATGAATTTACCTTCGGCGCGTTTTTACCAAAAGCCTGAGTATTTCCAGGTAGAGCCAGATCAACGTGACCATTAATCCGAATGCGCCGTACCACTCCATATATTTGGGAGCATTTGCCTGGGCCCCTTTTTCGATGAAATCAAAATCCAGGACCAGGTTCAGGGCAGCGATAACCACCACGACCGCGCTGAAGATTATCCCCATAAGCCCGCTTTCATGAATGAACGGGATACGGACGCCGAAAAAACCCATTCCTATATCCACTATATAAACTAAAGCGACAGCGCCGGTAGCGGCGATTACCCCCAGTTTAAAGTTCTCCGTGGCTTTGATCAAGCCGGATTTATAAGCCATTAAAAGGCAAAAAAGCGTGCCGAAGGTAAGCCCCACAGCCTGTATAACTATACCCGGGTATGACTTTTCCATTAGAACTGACAACCCGCCCAGAATAAACCCCTCGACCATAGCATAGACAGGCGCGGTTACCGCAGACCATTCTTTCTTGAAAACAGTGACCAGGGCCACGACTAATCCAGCGATAGCCAAAAGCCAGAACCAAGAAAGCAGTTTAGCCGGATTGGCCCAACTCCATACCGCGGTTAACAGCACCAAACCCAGCAGGAACAAGGTCTTATTCACCGTTCCCTGGATAGTCATAGCCAACGCGGGATCAACCGAACCGGCTTTAGTAAAGATATTGTTCTTCAGGACAGGATTGCTTGAACGTTCCATATACGCCTCGCTTTTAAATTTTCGTTGTTATTTCACTGATTATATCACACAAAACCGGCATAGAAAACAAAAAAACCGGCTCTTATGAACCGGCTTTTTATATTAAACCTACCGTGGCAGGTGGTTTTAACCAAAAAACCCGGCAAACCTATGCCAGGGCTTTTTGCGACAACCACCGTTTTGGCAACGCAGCCTCCCGAATTACGGGACTGTCGCTTTGCGCCCCGGCATTACTGCCAGTTTGCCTTTAACACAGGGTGTTTCTTGTTGCAATTAAGTATAACACATAGCTGCCGGATTACAAGGCCGCGGTTAGCTTTAT is a genomic window of Candidatus Omnitrophota bacterium containing:
- a CDS encoding OmpA family protein; amino-acid sequence: MNKTRKRLFILSVIALLSLTLSGCASDREARRQAEMDAMQKKFAWWPTDAQPKPVKDESRSGYWWWPSQPGSAKLWGNRGYVYLNKIIYDYKSEELPPAKPQELRPSLLVKKIITNVKVYFDYDKSSLRDDTVRILEDAVKTLGKNPGANILITGNCDVRGPENYNIRLGQKRAASVKNFMLDNGIVEERIKIISRGKLDAIAPVSDLVGMQKDRNAQFMIAEVEEVMLPTPESAIQGQEPASNIPEDATQVEEGKYIQETEETIEGEIKVNTEEYTVKKGDSLWIIAEKKLGGGHRWKYLYELNKDRIKNPKKLRVGQKIVIPVE
- a CDS encoding Bax inhibitor-1/YccA family protein — its product is MERSSNPVLKNNIFTKAGSVDPALAMTIQGTVNKTLFLLGLVLLTAVWSWANPAKLLSWFWLLAIAGLVVALVTVFKKEWSAVTAPVYAMVEGFILGGLSVLMEKSYPGIVIQAVGLTFGTLFCLLMAYKSGLIKATENFKLGVIAATGAVALVYIVDIGMGFFGVRIPFIHESGLMGIIFSAVVVVIAALNLVLDFDFIEKGAQANAPKYMEWYGAFGLMVTLIWLYLEILRLLVKTRRR